One Bartonella tribocorum CIP 105476 genomic window carries:
- a CDS encoding PAS-domain containing protein, with amino-acid sequence MLSFGDHTPKEKAQKMIRIYTSIFCLFFFFSPTRTVAQSLEDYLPFSFTLPNGPWLFLALCGGISCASILSCVVVIMHAKKAVQKPLKTVHADLSEKLKYYEWLLEETEQLLLIWENPTTLPRVVGTLSTLQKIGIDQQNFQRFELWVEENSLRELDYALTQLRCKCHPFELSITTTNHVLLQVTGVIAGTVAIARFQDISKQQSENARLQKDIAHLLTELRMQRNLLDLIQEPVWIKDCKGKVCFINRAFREMIDYREGSDEVGDLFNENTQCKTDETETIFQEHVHTVIDGERRRFHLTRITTAEGMAAFARDDSAYENLAHELRYILQSHCETLDQISTAVAIFDTNQKLKFCNHAFKILWPLESSFLESEPSHTLFLERLREKGLIAEHPDWRAWKEELFKAYRQMESNQQIWNLPDGRTVRVVSNPHPQGGVTWLYENLTEKIDLERRYNTLIKIQGETLDKLSEGVVVFGMDGRLRLSNPALSKLWSLPYNLLVEGTHITQLQSHCSALTLGQEWDKFTKFITGFAEKRETYSGRIDLKNDMIIDYTLVPLPDGQTMLTFVNVTDTVHVARALQERNEALESADRLRNEFVQHVSYELRTPLTNIIGFSDILRDQIFGSINERQQEYLGHIHSESGTLLNIVNDILDLATLDAGIMELDIKPVNIADAMIQAVARVEDRLNGRHITLLQQISPSLNSISADEKRLHQIFVNVLSNALNFATEASTIEFCVDEQDDNIVFSVHNEGSDIPEDILDRIFKRFSSHSHHGGRAGAGLGLSLVKSFVELHGGYVEILTGSGKGTTVKCFFPLSKGDKIF; translated from the coding sequence GTGCTCAGCTTTGGTGACCATACCCCCAAAGAAAAAGCTCAAAAAATGATCCGAATCTATACGTCTATATTTTGCCTTTTTTTCTTTTTTTCTCCAACACGCACTGTTGCTCAATCGTTGGAAGATTATTTACCATTTTCCTTCACTTTGCCAAATGGTCCATGGCTGTTTTTAGCGCTGTGTGGAGGAATTTCTTGTGCTTCAATTCTCTCGTGCGTCGTTGTTATTATGCATGCAAAAAAAGCTGTACAGAAGCCTCTGAAGACAGTCCATGCAGATCTTTCTGAAAAACTTAAATATTATGAATGGCTTCTGGAAGAAACCGAGCAACTCCTTCTTATTTGGGAAAATCCAACAACCTTACCTCGTGTCGTTGGTACCCTTTCCACATTGCAAAAAATAGGCATTGATCAGCAAAATTTTCAGCGCTTTGAACTCTGGGTTGAAGAAAATTCTCTGCGAGAACTTGATTATGCGTTGACTCAACTGCGTTGTAAATGTCACCCTTTTGAACTTTCTATCACCACCACAAATCATGTGCTGCTACAAGTTACAGGGGTCATCGCAGGAACAGTCGCCATCGCTCGTTTTCAAGACATCTCAAAACAGCAGAGCGAAAATGCTCGTTTACAGAAAGATATTGCCCACCTTCTTACTGAATTGAGAATGCAGCGTAATCTTCTTGATCTTATTCAAGAGCCTGTATGGATAAAAGATTGTAAAGGAAAAGTTTGTTTTATCAATCGCGCCTTTAGAGAAATGATAGACTATCGTGAAGGCAGTGATGAAGTGGGGGATCTTTTCAATGAAAACACACAATGCAAAACAGATGAAACAGAAACAATTTTTCAAGAACATGTTCACACCGTCATTGATGGAGAGCGGCGCCGTTTTCATCTCACACGGATCACAACAGCCGAAGGGATGGCCGCTTTTGCCCGTGATGACAGCGCCTATGAAAATCTTGCTCATGAATTAAGATATATTCTTCAAAGCCATTGTGAAACCCTTGACCAAATCTCAACAGCTGTAGCTATTTTTGATACAAATCAAAAATTAAAATTCTGCAATCATGCTTTTAAAATTTTATGGCCGTTGGAGAGTTCCTTTTTAGAAAGTGAACCAAGTCATACATTGTTTCTTGAACGTTTACGTGAAAAAGGGCTCATTGCTGAACATCCTGATTGGCGCGCGTGGAAAGAAGAACTTTTTAAAGCCTATCGGCAAATGGAATCAAACCAACAAATTTGGAATCTTCCAGATGGGCGTACGGTGCGTGTTGTCTCGAACCCTCACCCACAAGGAGGGGTCACGTGGCTTTATGAAAACCTTACAGAAAAAATTGATCTTGAACGCCGTTATAATACACTGATTAAAATACAAGGGGAAACACTTGATAAACTTTCCGAAGGCGTAGTCGTTTTTGGTATGGATGGACGCCTTCGTTTATCGAATCCTGCCTTGTCGAAATTGTGGTCGCTTCCTTATAATTTACTGGTAGAAGGGACCCATATTACACAGTTACAAAGCCATTGTTCAGCCTTAACTTTGGGACAAGAATGGGATAAGTTTACCAAATTCATTACCGGTTTTGCTGAAAAACGTGAAACATATTCGGGGCGTATAGATCTTAAAAATGATATGATTATTGACTATACTTTAGTCCCTCTTCCCGATGGACAAACAATGCTTACTTTTGTGAATGTTACAGACACCGTCCATGTTGCACGTGCTCTTCAAGAAAGAAATGAAGCCTTAGAAAGTGCTGATCGTTTGCGTAATGAATTTGTCCAACATGTTTCCTATGAATTGCGTACACCTCTCACCAATATTATTGGATTTTCTGATATTCTCCGTGACCAAATTTTTGGCTCTATCAATGAACGTCAACAAGAATATCTTGGGCATATTCATTCAGAATCAGGAACTCTTTTGAATATTGTTAACGATATTCTTGATCTTGCCACCCTTGATGCAGGCATTATGGAGTTAGACATAAAACCAGTTAACATTGCCGATGCTATGATACAAGCAGTAGCCCGTGTAGAAGATCGCCTTAATGGACGCCATATTACGCTTTTGCAACAAATTTCTCCTTCCTTAAATTCTATTTCTGCTGACGAAAAACGTTTGCATCAAATTTTTGTGAATGTCCTGAGTAATGCACTTAATTTTGCAACGGAGGCGAGCACGATTGAATTTTGTGTCGATGAACAAGATGACAACATTGTCTTTAGCGTTCACAATGAAGGCTCTGACATCCCTGAAGACATCCTTGATCGTATTTTTAAACGTTTTTCTTCCCATTCACACCATGGTGGGCGTGCAGGAGCGGGGCTTGGGCTTTCGCTTGTGAAAAGTTTTGTTGAACTACATGGTGGATATGTTGAAATTCTTACCGGTTCTGGGAAAGGAACAACTGTTAAGTGTTTTTTCCCCCTCTCCAAAGGAGATAAAATTTTTTAA
- the ahcY gene encoding adenosylhomocysteinase, with protein MTAQDFVVKDIGLAAYGRKELDIAETEMPGLMACRKEFSSSQPLRGARISGSLHMTIQTAVLIETLKAIGADIRWSSSNIFSTQDHAAAAIAATGIPVFAVKGETLEEYWTYIDAIFQWPDGHPSNMILDDGADATNYILVGSRAEQNKDILSHPKTEEEEIFFKQIQKRMDATPGFFTRQRAAIKGVSEETTTGVNRLYQLQKEGLLPFPAINVNDSVTKSKFDNKYGCKESLVDGIRRGTDVMIAGKTAIVCGYGDVGKGSAASLSGAGARVKVTEIDPICALQAAMDGYEVVNLDDAASSADIIITTTGNKDVVRLDHMRQVKDMCILGNIGHFDNEIQVAALRNLPWTNIKPQVDMITFPDGKRIILLSEGRLLNLGNATGHPSFVMSASFTNQVLAQIELFTRAEHYTNEVTVLPKNLDEKVARLHLDRLGIKLTVLSEEQAAYIGVTPQGPYKPNHYRY; from the coding sequence ATGACAGCTCAAGATTTTGTTGTCAAAGATATTGGCCTTGCTGCCTATGGTCGTAAAGAACTTGATATTGCTGAAACGGAAATGCCTGGTTTGATGGCTTGTCGCAAGGAGTTTTCCTCTAGTCAACCCTTGCGTGGTGCGCGTATTTCTGGCTCATTGCACATGACAATTCAAACAGCTGTTTTAATTGAAACATTAAAAGCGATTGGCGCCGATATACGGTGGAGCTCTAGCAATATTTTTTCCACGCAAGATCATGCAGCAGCAGCTATCGCCGCAACAGGTATTCCTGTCTTCGCTGTTAAGGGTGAAACATTGGAAGAATATTGGACTTATATAGATGCCATTTTCCAATGGCCCGATGGTCATCCTTCGAACATGATTTTAGATGATGGAGCTGATGCTACAAACTATATTTTAGTGGGAAGTCGTGCAGAACAAAATAAAGATATCCTCTCGCATCCTAAAACAGAAGAAGAAGAAATTTTTTTCAAACAAATCCAAAAGCGTATGGATGCAACGCCAGGATTTTTTACACGACAGCGCGCAGCAATTAAAGGGGTAAGCGAAGAAACTACAACAGGTGTAAACCGTCTTTATCAATTACAAAAAGAAGGGCTTCTGCCTTTTCCTGCTATTAATGTCAATGATAGCGTCACTAAATCAAAGTTTGATAATAAATACGGATGTAAAGAATCATTGGTCGATGGTATTCGACGTGGAACAGACGTGATGATTGCTGGTAAAACTGCTATTGTCTGTGGTTATGGTGATGTAGGAAAAGGTTCAGCAGCGTCTCTTTCAGGTGCTGGAGCGCGTGTTAAAGTAACAGAAATCGATCCTATTTGCGCTCTTCAAGCGGCCATGGATGGCTATGAAGTTGTTAATTTAGATGATGCTGCTTCTAGTGCTGATATTATCATTACAACAACAGGCAATAAAGATGTGGTCCGTTTAGACCATATGCGACAAGTCAAGGATATGTGTATTCTTGGAAATATTGGTCATTTTGATAACGAAATTCAAGTCGCAGCTCTTAGAAATTTGCCGTGGACAAATATTAAGCCTCAAGTTGATATGATCACCTTTCCCGATGGAAAACGTATCATTTTGCTCTCTGAAGGGCGTTTGTTAAATCTCGGTAATGCAACGGGACATCCTTCTTTTGTCATGTCAGCCTCGTTTACTAATCAAGTTTTAGCGCAAATTGAACTCTTTACCCGTGCAGAACACTATACCAATGAAGTCACTGTTTTACCTAAAAATCTTGATGAAAAAGTTGCACGTCTTCATCTTGATCGGTTAGGAATAAAATTAACTGTTTTATCAGAAGAGCAAGCCGCTTATATTGGAGTCACACCGCAAGGACCTTATAAACCAAACCATTACCGTTACTAA
- a CDS encoding complex I NDUFA9 subunit family protein, whose amino-acid sequence MQLDCALYQHPKLITVFGGSGFVGRHVVENLTKRGYRVRIAVRCPQKAYYMLQTGEVGQTQMLKTDIKHRASVVRALLGADAAVFLPGSLKQANQSNFKSTQIDGTYNVAELTAEAGIPLIYMSTLVANENASCLYARVKFMGEQIIYNKHPQAIIMRPSVIFGPEDCFFNTLADLSRFLPIMPLFGGGQSKLQPVYVGDVAEFIARALDGQVAWGKNYDLGGPQIITFQNAVENILKIIHRKKTILSIPLSAGLLIGGILGTIGKLPFIPTLVTANQIRFLQIDNIVSQEAIENGHTLEGIGVTPRAMAAFLPSYLWRFRPHGQFSQNLTV is encoded by the coding sequence ATGCAACTTGATTGTGCTCTTTATCAACACCCTAAACTTATTACTGTTTTTGGCGGATCTGGTTTTGTAGGACGCCATGTCGTTGAAAATTTGACGAAGCGGGGATACCGGGTTCGTATTGCTGTTCGTTGTCCACAAAAAGCTTATTACATGCTCCAAACAGGAGAAGTAGGGCAAACCCAAATGCTTAAAACAGATATCAAGCATCGTGCATCTGTTGTACGCGCATTGCTTGGAGCTGATGCGGCGGTGTTTTTGCCTGGTAGTTTAAAACAAGCAAATCAATCGAATTTTAAAAGCACACAAATTGATGGTACTTATAATGTTGCTGAATTAACAGCAGAAGCTGGTATTCCACTCATTTATATGTCAACACTTGTGGCTAATGAGAACGCTTCATGTCTTTATGCACGTGTTAAGTTTATGGGTGAACAAATCATTTATAACAAGCATCCTCAAGCAATTATTATGCGTCCATCTGTTATTTTCGGACCAGAAGATTGTTTCTTTAATACCTTAGCAGATTTATCACGCTTTTTACCCATTATGCCTCTTTTTGGAGGGGGACAAAGTAAATTGCAACCCGTGTATGTTGGTGATGTTGCAGAATTTATCGCACGCGCTTTAGATGGACAGGTTGCTTGGGGGAAAAATTATGATCTTGGTGGTCCCCAGATTATCACCTTCCAAAATGCTGTTGAAAATATACTCAAAATTATTCACCGTAAAAAAACAATCCTATCCATTCCTCTTTCTGCCGGTCTATTGATTGGAGGAATTTTGGGAACAATCGGTAAATTACCTTTTATACCAACACTTGTAACAGCCAATCAGATACGCTTTTTGCAAATAGATAACATTGTTTCTCAAGAAGCTATTGAAAATGGACATACTTTAGAAGGTATAGGAGTTACTCCTAGAGCAATGGCTGCATTTTTGCCAAGTTATCTCTGGAGGTTTCGTCCACATGGTCAATTTTCCCAAAACTTAACCGTCTAA
- a CDS encoding bifunctional folylpolyglutamate synthase/dihydrofolate synthase produces the protein MQPSQVQKVVDDLLENYPKKFDLSLERIVRLLEQLGNPHLKLGPVIHIAGTNGKGSASAICRALLESAGYCVHMYSSPHLVNWNERCRLGQKGGGQLVTESLLAETIREIIKINRQEPITIFEIFTAAAFMLFSTHPADVIILEVGLGGRFDATNVIKKPAVSLIMPIDYDHESFLGNTIAQIAFQKGGIIKSNVPVVIGKQNYEKTLATLIPLADKNKAPYSLFDQDYQSYKEHGRMVFQNNQGLMDLPLPNLIGDYQIANAGASLEAVCQAGFQLSEQTINDALKNIYWPARMQHLTQGHLVDQLSPNIDLWLDGGHNPAAGKVIAAELTQWRKKTNRPIIMIAGMINTKDAVGYFRPLANLVDKVYTIPLIDNNAGICPIKLAESAQKVGIFASPQAHLQDALHKIKVEYQEAIVLIGGSLYLAGDILRDNKTPPC, from the coding sequence ATGCAACCAAGCCAAGTACAAAAGGTCGTAGATGATCTACTGGAAAACTATCCAAAAAAATTTGATCTTTCTTTAGAGCGTATTGTTCGCCTTTTAGAGCAGCTTGGTAATCCACATTTAAAACTTGGCCCTGTTATTCACATTGCTGGAACAAATGGCAAAGGCTCTGCCTCAGCAATTTGTCGTGCTCTTTTAGAAAGTGCAGGCTACTGCGTTCATATGTATAGCTCACCTCATCTCGTCAACTGGAATGAACGCTGCCGGTTAGGCCAAAAAGGAGGTGGTCAACTTGTTACAGAGAGCCTATTGGCTGAAACAATCCGTGAAATTATAAAAATCAATCGTCAAGAGCCGATTACTATTTTTGAAATTTTTACAGCCGCTGCCTTTATGCTGTTTAGTACACATCCAGCTGATGTTATCATTTTAGAAGTTGGGTTGGGAGGACGTTTTGATGCTACCAATGTTATTAAAAAACCAGCTGTATCGCTTATTATGCCCATTGATTATGATCATGAGAGCTTTCTTGGAAACACAATTGCTCAAATCGCTTTTCAAAAAGGGGGGATTATCAAATCAAACGTTCCTGTGGTTATTGGTAAGCAAAATTATGAAAAAACTCTTGCTACTTTAATACCCCTTGCCGATAAAAATAAAGCACCTTATTCTTTATTTGATCAAGATTATCAAAGCTATAAAGAACATGGACGTATGGTTTTTCAAAACAATCAGGGTCTCATGGATCTTCCCCTTCCAAACCTTATTGGAGACTACCAAATTGCCAATGCTGGTGCTTCTCTTGAAGCAGTTTGTCAAGCAGGTTTTCAACTTTCAGAACAAACCATAAATGACGCTTTGAAAAATATTTATTGGCCCGCACGGATGCAACACCTTACCCAGGGACATTTGGTTGATCAACTATCTCCTAATATTGATTTATGGCTCGATGGTGGTCACAATCCTGCTGCTGGAAAAGTTATTGCGGCTGAACTTACACAATGGAGAAAAAAAACAAATCGTCCCATTATTATGATTGCTGGCATGATCAATACCAAAGATGCTGTCGGTTATTTTCGTCCTTTAGCGAACCTTGTCGATAAAGTATATACGATACCGCTTATTGACAATAACGCCGGCATCTGTCCAATAAAATTAGCTGAATCAGCCCAAAAAGTAGGAATCTTTGCATCCCCACAAGCACACCTACAAGATGCTTTGCATAAAATTAAGGTCGAATATCAAGAGGCAATCGTTCTTATTGGAGGTTCCCTTTATCTTGCGGGCGATATTTTGCGTGACAATAAAACACCACCGTGCTAG
- the accD gene encoding acetyl-CoA carboxylase, carboxyltransferase subunit beta, protein MNWITNYVRPKINSILGRREIPENLWIKDPTSGEMIFHKDLEANQFVAPNSGYHMRISAKNRLVHFFDDGVYTALENPKVVTDPLKFRDEKRYIDRLKDYRSKLGVDDNILSARGTIEGLPIIATVQDFAFMGGSLGMASGEAIVKAFDTAIAEKCPLVLFAASGGARMQEGTLSLMQMPRTTVAIEMLKEAKLPYIVVLTNPTTGGVTASYAMLGDIHIAEPGAMIGFAGPRVIQQTIRETLPEGFQSSEYLLEHGMIDMVVSRLEMKTTIARLLRLMMKRPAVVTPSPPSPTDSQTSLSKTKAA, encoded by the coding sequence ATGAACTGGATTACAAATTATGTTCGTCCTAAAATTAACTCTATATTGGGACGCCGTGAAATTCCAGAAAATCTGTGGATTAAAGATCCTACCAGTGGTGAAATGATCTTCCATAAAGATCTGGAAGCCAATCAATTTGTGGCTCCTAATTCTGGCTATCATATGCGTATTAGTGCCAAAAATCGTCTCGTGCATTTTTTTGATGATGGTGTCTATACAGCTCTTGAAAATCCAAAAGTTGTAACAGATCCTTTAAAGTTTCGTGATGAAAAACGTTATATTGACCGGTTAAAAGATTATCGTTCTAAACTTGGTGTTGATGACAATATTTTAAGTGCACGCGGTACTATTGAAGGCTTACCAATTATTGCAACCGTTCAAGATTTTGCCTTTATGGGTGGCTCTCTCGGTATGGCTTCAGGAGAAGCTATTGTCAAAGCTTTTGATACTGCCATTGCTGAAAAATGCCCCTTGGTTCTTTTTGCTGCTTCTGGTGGCGCACGCATGCAAGAAGGAACACTCTCATTGATGCAAATGCCCCGTACAACAGTAGCAATTGAAATGCTAAAAGAAGCAAAACTTCCCTATATTGTTGTTTTGACCAATCCAACCACGGGTGGTGTTACGGCTTCTTACGCCATGCTCGGCGATATTCACATTGCCGAACCCGGTGCTATGATTGGTTTTGCTGGTCCACGTGTGATTCAACAAACGATCCGTGAAACTCTACCAGAAGGTTTTCAAAGTAGTGAATATCTACTCGAACATGGTATGATTGATATGGTTGTATCGCGTTTAGAAATGAAAACGACTATTGCACGTCTTTTACGCTTAATGATGAAACGCCCTGCTGTTGTTACCCCTTCCCCCCCATCCCCAACAGATTCTCAAACATCGCTTTCTAAAACAAAAGCAGCCTAA